The sequence ttatttaacaaataattaatacaaCAAAATTCTCTATTACGTGTAGAAAAGtgtgtttaaacaaataatttataccGGTTTAATTAtgcaaaaacaaaagtaaatttaaataaaaaaaaataacaaaacgttTAAGATTTAGGTACTATTACGCTCATTTGTCGGACAATCAATCGTGACTATAAGTTTTTTTCCTTTGGCTTGAAAACAAAACCAGTCTTAATTATTTGTTTCTGTTTCAAATGACTTAATAGCTTTAAGCACTTTAACATTTTGTTGAATAGATCTCTTTCATTAGAATCAATTAGGAATAGCAGAGGGGATTGTACGGCAAACACCTGGCTATAGCAAGTTATAGTAGTAGTTTGGGTTCGTTAaacattatacaaaaaaatgagattttaatgtcattctttagttttttttttattcatgtaATGttgttttacaataaataaCCTTGATTATTTTATGGTTTTCGAAATTGTCATGTATggttaaaatgttgaaaataaaaacaaataaatgctgATAtcagataaataaaataaataaataaaacctacACCTAAATTTGCAACTGATACCGTGGGACGAAATGtacgaatttatttttaaataaaataattaaatagatTCTAAGATTTGCTATAATGGTTACTTAGATAATTGAGTAGTTCAATAATCGGTTACTTTAAAACCCTGTTACTCACATAAACTTGTTACTCACATAAACTGGGATCTGCCTTAGATATCTCCAATGCGGTCTCAGTAGCAATTCCACTGGGGACTATTAAAGGTATCATCTTCAGACATTTTCTTACAAAGGCTGAGAATAGATGGCGTAATTTAGACACATGTAGGGTAGCCAAGTTGATGTGGCCATCTTTTAACGAAAAACGCACTATGCAACTGATAACCCGGAATAGAAGGGATATATCTAGGTTGATGGCAGTATTAACGGGACATTGGGCGTTAGGCAAGCACGCAAATCGCCTGGGACTCCCCTTTAACGACCATTGCCGCAGTTGTAAGGATAGGGAAAAGGAGGAAACGACTTCCCACCTTCTCTGCGAATGCCCAGCTCTGAGTGTCAAGAGTCATAAATTCATGGGCAACTATACATTGACCAACCTTGGTGAGGTAGCCGGGTCTAAACTCAATGACCTACTAAGATATCTCACAGCTACAGGTTGGGTCTAGCTAGCACTTTTTAGTTACATTGCGATGTAAACGACAAtacatctgacgagtggtgtggtctcatcaaaacggggtcccttcgactctacttgattgttcgcacgtagtgaactaccacgtaaaccaaccaaccaaccaacataaACTTACTTAACTATCATTTCATCAAATAATAAAAGTTGTAGTGTCATAATTTTACCCGTTTTTGatttataaattcttttaatCGGTTACTCGATTTATCTATATTTGGTTACTcagtttattgaaataaatatgagTATCATTCCTATGCCAATTTAAACATATTCGGTTACTTAAATGTTAGAATACACAGACTTAACCCAAAATTAAGAGATAACAAATACCAAATATGTTTAAGAATTCTGTTAATCGGTTACTCGAACATTTGAAAATCACTCCAACTTACtttaaagatatttcaatacattttagaaaaccaagaacaacttatatgaaaaatttctgTACATTAGAgttctccaaaaaaataaaaatgcgaATTCTGAACGCAACACAATTAACATATCTTGaggaatattaaaataaatatatgagtttttgtcttcgtagaataACATATTTGCAggtattaccaaaaaaaatgtattttttaacgGTAGcatcaaaactccattttcaaattttttaaaaattttgtttaacaaacgtCACAttaggatttattgagaatataataatgCGAGTCTGGGGGGGCTTTGACCACCCCAGCCCTCCCCTATCTACGCCAAtaggcaagggtatatataagtttgtcattccgtttgtaatttttacatttttcatttgcgaccctacaaagtatatacatatattatggatcgttatagatagcgaagcctatatagccatgtccgtctgtatgttgaaatcaactttccgtagcccccaaataaattaaatacatgattatgtcgggaattcttccggctgggttgctatttaattaaaatcgacaaaaatggctgagatataaggaaaaaaccgggacaacctcgatttttgccctatttttgatctatatctgaattactaagtcattaatatagacatctaatgatagatatttcaaagaccattgcaacgatgtatataaggctatagtaagttggatctacaatggacctcaaaatcgggaaaaatattttttaatttttttttaaaaaattaaaaaaaaaatttggaaaaaactatttttaaaatttttttaaaaaaaatttaattttgtttaaataaaaatatttttatgtataatttggtgaagggtatataagattcggcacagccgaatatagctcacttactgtctatatatataaaaatgaaatggtccatgtatgtaatggcatcacgtgagaacggctggagcgatttggctgatttattttattcgattcgaagagatgggttttaaagaaaaaaaaatcaaaaattctggttaaaactcggattttttttttgagtccagtcaactgtagtaaaaaaagtatgcagtacaaatttacatattttatttgcaaataaataagaacaggcaggtgtatgtgggttggagaaacttgaagaactacattagtaaatgctaacgGGCGCTCAACTAtagtttctaataaaattggactatataaaaacatacaattgaagctgaaattggacTATACAATGGAGATAAAGCCTACAATTGAGTTGAAATTGGACTATACAATGACGATAAAATTTAAGTCTAcaaaggcctacgattgaagctgaaattgggcTATAAATATACTTGCGATTGATTATaatattggactatataaagactaaCGATTAACTCTAAAATATGGCTATATAAATACCTACAGTGGATGCTTAaatatgactatataaagacctacgattgaagattaAATTGGACTATAGAAGACCTAttattgaagctgaaattggactttataaagTCCTATATaaaccttcgattgaagctgaaattggacTTCATAAAGACCTGCAATGGATGCTAAAATTGGACCatataaagaactacgattgaagctaaaattgaacattaTAAAGGAGGAGTTTTAAAGAttaaattggactatataaagaactacgattgaagctaaaattgaaacCTTGGATGCTAGAATTGGATTttgtaaagacctacgattgaaaccgAAAcggaactttataaagaccacctattgaagctgaaattggacTATATATAGACCTACGATTTTagctgaaattggactttataaagacATACGATCGAAGCTGAAATATGACCATAGAAAGACCTGCAATTGATGCTAGAATTAGACTTTGTAAAGAATTACGATTGAaaccgaaattgaactttataaaggCCTAGTTTTGAAGATTAAATTggactttatatagtccaatttgATTTGACctatgattaaagctaaaattggactttgtacagatctacgattgaaactgAAATTGGACTatgtaaagacctacgatttaagctgaaactggactatataaagaccttcaATTGAAACTGCAattggactttataaagacctagtTTTGAAGAttaaattggactatataaaacCTATGATTAAAGCTGAAAGTGGACTATGTAAAGACttatgattgaagctgaaattggactatataaaggccTAGTATTCAAGATTAAATTGGACCATATAAAGAGCTACAATTGAaactgaaattggactttataaagacctacgattgaagctgaaattggactatataaaggccTAGGATAAAGATTGAATTGGACTTTATAAAAACCTacaataaaaactgaaattggGCTATATAAAGACATACGATCAGAGCTCACTTTTATTTAGCCTTAATTAAGTACTTTACCcaatttgtagaaaatttgtttaatatgtttgaatatatttgaaatataatttgctCCACCGTAATTGCATAAAATTGCATAGGTACAGAAAGCCAGGCCAATAGCTTAAACTGACAActaaatttttctgttttttttttatttcaaaccaaggttaatcatttaaaaacataaaataaatgaaactaaacatatttttttttgtttaaaaaagaattaaacatGCAAACAgccaataacaaacaaatactaacaattagaaaaaaaattgtttaacagaAAAGTCACAATAATTAATGCCATGCAATtgtaatatgaataaaaaaaaaaagtatgtatgCTAATGACCCGGGGTCTAGTATAGAaacttgtttgtttatttcaatatttatttgtgtatataaaataaataatttatttaaatttattatcattttaacTTTACAGCCAATAAACATGTTTCGTTTTATGGTAATTGCCTTGTGTTTGGCTGTTCCTGTGTTGGGTAACTCAGCTGGAGCCCCACAGGCAGTGTGTAAAAATGGTCTGACCCCCGAACATCATGTTGAGCCCCAGTCCAGTCAAGTGCCCTATAGTTTTTCGGGTGGCAATGCTGTCAAGGCTGGCGATAAAATCACTTTGACTTTGGGTGGTGGTGAATTTTTGGGTTTCGCTATGCAAGCACAAGATGCTAAAGAACATCCCGTGGGTACGTTCAAGGTTATTGAGACCAATAAATCACAACTTTTAAAATGCTCAGCAGCTGGGGTAAGTAgctttaaaaacatatattaattttaaaaaaatatattaatttttataattattttcttttgcagGATACCTTAACCCATGTTCAATTGAACAAGAAACCCATTACTAGTGTAGAATTCCAATGGATTGCCCCTGCCGATTATCAGGGTGCTGTTAAATTTGTCGCCACTGTTGCCAAGGATGGTGGCACCTACTGGATCCGTAAGGTCATCAAGGAAGTTACTGTACaataattgtattattttttttaattgtggtgtgttttgtatttcaaaacgcacttgtaacaaaaatgtattttattcgTATTTCGAAATTATGtgataaattgttaataaaaactaattttttttctaaatggaTTAACTTTGGCATTacaaaaaagaaagaagaatttagtttaatttagttaGTAGCTTTAAAGAAGGTACTACAAACTATACAAAGATTGATGACAAAATTtgacaatataaagacctacgtcTGATGATAAAATTGTgttatataaagacctatgattgaatattaaattcgacaatataaagatctatgattgaagctgaaattggactttataaacccctacgattgaagctaaaattggacaatatAATGATCTATGATTGAACctgaaattttactttaaaaaacctCTACGATTGGAcaatataaagatctacgattgaagctgaaattggactttataaagacctatgattgaagctgaaatttaacCTACTATTGAAGCCGAAATTGGACCTTCTAAACCCCTACGATTGAATATTCAATTCGACAATataaagatctatgattgaagttgaaattttactttaaaaatcctctacaattgaagctaaaattggacaatataaagatctacgactgaagctaaaattggacaatagacctacgattgaagccgaAATTGGAATATATAAAGGCCTAGGATTCAAGATTAAATTGGACCATAAAAAGAGCAATGATTGAaactgaaattggactttataaagacctatgattgaagctgaaattgaactttataaagatctacgattaaatCTAAAATTAGACAGTATAAaggccaacgattgaagctgaaattggacTATATCAAGATTAAATTGGGCCATAAAAAGAGCAACGATTGAaactgaaattggactttataaagacctataattgaagctgaaatttaactttataaagagctacgattgaaactGAAACTGGACTATAAGAAGGCCTAGGATTGAAGATTAAATAGGACAATacaaagatctacgattgatgctaaaattggactatataaagggatagaaaattaaattggactacataaagatCAACTGAAATTGGACTAAATaaacacctacgattgaagtttaaatttgacttttcaaagaCCTACGGCTAATGCtgaaattggactatataatgacatacgattgaagctaaaattggactttataaagacctacgattgagtaagactatataaagacgtacaattgaagctgaaattagactttataaagtcctacgattgaagctggaaTAGGAATATAAAAGACGTAcgaatgtcgaattttgtgccaacaaagcgacatatgcgggaagttttgctttacttctttaattcgaAAAATAAGTGCCACTGAAGCACACTGATTTCTCAACtaagcttatgatgaatgtgttccatcagtttcaatATGCCAgagagatgatttgtgcggttcagaatagtgattttgacacggaagacaaagatcgcacaggccagccaaaaaatctcgccattacttcatgaagactgttgacaaactcaacaagatgcttgctaaatcattgggagctactcaaacagcaatttaaaaatatttgcgagcaacaggattcatccaaaagttgGTACCCAATAGGATTGAAGtagagagatcttgaaagaaaatcatttttgcaccgaatcattacttgcgatgaaaaatggatgcattacgataacccgaaacataagaaatcgtatgtgaagtccggccaaccagccgaagggaaaaaactcccggagaatttttcataattgggatggtacattctggatccttatagatagcggagtcgattaagccatgtccctctttctgtctgttgaaatcaattttctgaagaccccagatatcttcggatccaaatcttcaataattctgtcagacatgctttcgagaagtttcctattcaaaatcagcaaaatcggtccacaaatggctgagatatgaggaaaaaaccaggacaaactcgatttttgacctatatctgcattactaagtcattaatatagacagtatggatatctaatgatagatatttcaaagacctttgcaacgacgtatataagactatagtaagttggacctacaatgggtcaaaatcggaaaaaatattttttaacctgaattttttttcacaaaaaaaaaatttgaaaacaaaaatttaaaaaaaaaaaataataaagaaaaaattaaaataacacttcgaaaaatttgtttgggcaaaaaattaaaaaaaataaatcttgtttacctagaaatatttaaaatttgtattttgaagtataatttggtgaagggtatataagattcggtacagccgaatagcCGGGTaagttatcaaaattttaaacatatttaagcttaatcaatgtttaaatattattttttgtatgaaaaaaatatatttaaacattgattatgtttaaaattttgataagttactcggccttacttgttttttctgaaaatttaaaacataaaaaaaattatattattaaaaactcaattattacaggaatattataaaatacttttttatatttactttaGAAATGGAACACTTATCAGCACTATATTAATTTTCACATCTACTTGGATCACAATTctttatacttatgtatattgtaattaaaatctatatttatatttaagttaaatacttacctttacatttattttattttattaggtACTTATTTACTAAGAAACGCAATTTCGAAGTATAAATTTCCTATCTGACATTTTTCTCAGAATTcacaaagattaaaaaaaaaatataatggaaAGAtgcatttatataaataaaatatcacaaaGAATATTCATTTAAGTAACATCAGTCAAACTAATAAGATCGATATTTACATCaccttttataataaaataaaaacaatgtttcGTGCTATTTTAATTGCCTGTTTATTGGTTGCACCTGCCCTGGGTCATTCGGTAGGAGCTCCAAATGCTGTTTGTACTAATGGTCTACGTGTTGGACATCATGCTGATCCTCAAACCGGTGAGGCACCTTATAGCTTTTCGGGCGAGAATGCGGTAAAATCGGGTGAGAAAATTAAAATCACCTTGAGTGGTGACGATTTCCTGGGTTACGTTTTGCAAGCTCAAGATGACAAACAAGAACCCATTGGTACCTTTAAAATACTCGAAGACAACAAATCACAACTTTTAACTTGTTCAGCTGAAGGGgtaagttttaagttttgttataTAATTAATAAGGAATTTGTTAAGGAGAATATTTTTCTTTCCTTAGGACACTTTAACCCATGTCCAGTTCGACAAAAAACCTATTACCAGTGTGGAGTTCGAGTGGTTGGCACCTGCTGATTATAAGGgaaatgttaaatttgttgcaacagtggtgaaaaattacaaaacattcTGGGAACGCAAGGTAACCAAGGATGTTACCgtagaataaattttaaagaaagtttaaaaaaatgtattcaaaaaaatatttaaaataaatacttgaGCATATTAAAACttattacttttatatttttcaatttcaaaattgataaCATCGCCCAATTGataaaaggatgataatctgtgatcactttattcttccataaaaaatcgattttttttactgaaaaactATTGTATATCCGTATGTAAAGGcccatttgaaaaattaaatactttttccCAACATAAATTGATGTTTTTTTAGGAAAATCTAAAACTGTAGATCCGTAAATAAAGGCCCAAAGAAAAATCCTCTATGATCACCTTATTTATTCATCAAAAATCtatgttttttaaagaaaaaataacattgGCTGTATagagaaaataatgataatctgaGATCActtgatttttcataaaaattccattttaaatgAGGAAAGAATGATAATTTGTGATCACtagatttctattttttttaatttttaataaaaaactaaatttgactGTAtagagaaaataaagaaatgaatGATCACCTGCGATCAgttgattttttcatttaaaatagatttttttaatgaaaaactaaaattatctaAATAGAGAAAAGGATTATAATCAATAATAATCGATTTTCAAATATAACATATAACAACGGTATATCCTTAAATAAAGGCTCAATAATCAGTGATCACttgatttctttttataaaatttttttttttaataataaaactgaAATAGGCTGTCAATCCATAAATAGCCGACGAAATGACGGTATGATCTATTGTACTTTTGGCATTGTTAATTAGTCAAAATGCAAGCAAATTGCTTATGATAACATCTGGCTTTGCAATATATTTGTGCTGTGGTTCCCCACACCTTAGCTGATAATGCTCTTAATCAAactacattatttttaaataacactgATAACATTGCAAATATCAgcataattaaaaaatagaatTAAGCTATTTCATTATTGCTgtaatagttttttcttttaatttctttctaCCCCTACTTTTGTAGGATTTAATGAGTgtagtattttgtatataattttcataaacaatttttcgatagaaataaaacaagaacacaataaatatacatatttaactaaaaagcaattaaaaaaaacataattcaaaaccaaaaaacaaaaataagtttaaacttACTGTTCCAATTTAGTGCGTATTGCCTGTATATAACCATTCCGATA comes from Calliphora vicina chromosome 2, idCalVici1.1, whole genome shotgun sequence and encodes:
- the LOC135951568 gene encoding defense protein l(2)34Fc-like, translating into MFRFMVIALCLAVPVLGNSAGAPQAVCKNGLTPEHHVEPQSSQVPYSFSGGNAVKAGDKITLTLGGGEFLGFAMQAQDAKEHPVGTFKVIETNKSQLLKCSAAGDTLTHVQLNKKPITSVEFQWIAPADYQGAVKFVATVAKDGGTYWIRKVIKEVTVQ
- the LOC135951268 gene encoding defense protein l(2)34Fc-like is translated as MFRAILIACLLVAPALGHSVGAPNAVCTNGLRVGHHADPQTGEAPYSFSGENAVKSGEKIKITLSGDDFLGYVLQAQDDKQEPIGTFKILEDNKSQLLTCSAEGDTLTHVQFDKKPITSVEFEWLAPADYKGNVKFVATVVKNYKTFWERKVTKDVTVE